One genomic segment of Paraburkholderia phymatum STM815 includes these proteins:
- a CDS encoding recombinase family protein encodes MSTNSALKVTAEHLRRDAFLYVRQSSLRQVFENTESTKRQYALRDRAVSLGWPIERIHVVDNDLGMSGSSTQGRDGFQHLVAEVANGHAGIVLGLEVSRLARNNADWHRLIELASLTQTLICDEDGIYDPGQFNDRLLLGLKGAMSEAELHVLKGRLQGGIKNKARRGELEVPLPIGLVYHPNGSVVLDPDQQVRGALQLLFDTFRQAASATATVKRFRQEGWLFPRRIRRGIGKGDLIWGPLEHCRVIQILHNPRYAGAFVYGRTRGAYRQGRKSFGLKVDRENWQVLIQNAHPGFIDWDEFERNQATLKQNLTGFGRDRRGSMPREGVGLLQGRVVCGLCGARMRVRYQVVGNKLEPYYMCTENPVRRASKPCQSVRGSAIDDTIGSLLLESVAPAALEVALAVEDEISGRVKQAADQRQNQLARARYDAELARRRYMSVDPTNRLVADTLEADWNERLRVLDGLQQENERLQKADHKLLSSDARTKIQSLAEDFPRVWNDQRVVPLERKRMVALLIEDVTLVKSERVAIHVRFRGGRTTSLEIDKPKPIALIRKTLPEVVAKIDELLETGSDRQVAEQLNALGYTNWKGETFTHKKVYLVRTAYRLKSRFERLRERGMVTANELAAQLGVCPTSIHLWARRGLLRQHRYGNLHRCLYEPVGDVVLVKGQGGRYSSTQPTFIAVPPTAQGAV; translated from the coding sequence ATGTCTACTAACTCCGCTCTGAAGGTCACCGCTGAACATCTGCGGCGTGATGCGTTCCTCTACGTTCGACAGTCGTCACTTCGCCAGGTATTCGAGAATACCGAGAGTACGAAACGGCAATATGCGCTGCGCGATCGTGCCGTTTCGCTCGGATGGCCGATCGAACGTATTCACGTCGTCGATAACGATCTCGGTATGTCCGGTTCCAGCACCCAGGGGCGAGATGGCTTTCAGCACCTTGTCGCCGAGGTCGCCAATGGTCACGCCGGCATCGTGCTGGGATTGGAAGTATCGCGTCTTGCGCGCAATAACGCAGACTGGCATCGCCTGATCGAACTCGCATCGCTCACGCAAACTTTGATTTGCGACGAAGATGGAATTTACGATCCTGGTCAATTTAACGACCGCCTTTTACTGGGCTTAAAGGGCGCCATGAGCGAGGCCGAGCTTCATGTTCTCAAAGGCCGGCTACAAGGTGGCATCAAGAACAAGGCACGCCGGGGCGAACTGGAAGTGCCGTTACCCATAGGGCTTGTTTATCACCCGAACGGCTCAGTGGTTCTCGATCCTGATCAACAGGTCAGGGGCGCGCTGCAGTTGCTATTCGATACGTTTCGACAGGCTGCGTCAGCTACAGCCACGGTCAAGCGATTTCGCCAGGAAGGCTGGCTGTTTCCGCGTCGCATCCGCCGGGGGATTGGCAAGGGAGATCTGATTTGGGGGCCATTGGAGCACTGTCGCGTTATTCAGATATTGCACAACCCCCGTTATGCCGGTGCCTTCGTATACGGTCGCACACGCGGAGCATATCGTCAGGGACGCAAATCCTTCGGACTTAAGGTTGACCGCGAGAACTGGCAGGTGTTAATCCAGAATGCGCATCCCGGCTTTATTGATTGGGACGAGTTCGAACGCAACCAGGCGACGCTTAAGCAGAATTTAACGGGATTCGGGCGCGATCGACGAGGCAGCATGCCACGTGAGGGCGTTGGGCTCCTGCAGGGGCGCGTCGTGTGCGGATTGTGTGGCGCACGCATGCGTGTACGGTATCAGGTCGTCGGTAATAAACTCGAACCCTACTATATGTGCACGGAGAACCCAGTGCGCCGTGCCAGCAAACCCTGCCAATCGGTTCGTGGAAGTGCCATCGATGACACGATAGGCTCGCTTCTATTAGAGAGTGTCGCACCGGCTGCTCTCGAGGTCGCGCTAGCTGTAGAAGACGAGATATCCGGGCGCGTCAAACAGGCCGCCGATCAACGTCAGAACCAACTGGCCCGAGCTCGCTACGATGCCGAGCTCGCGCGTCGTCGATATATGAGTGTCGATCCGACCAACCGGCTTGTCGCTGACACGCTCGAAGCGGACTGGAACGAACGTCTACGTGTGCTGGACGGCTTGCAACAGGAGAACGAACGACTCCAGAAGGCCGATCATAAGCTGTTAAGCAGCGATGCGCGAACCAAGATTCAGTCGCTCGCCGAGGACTTCCCTCGTGTTTGGAATGATCAGCGAGTCGTGCCGCTCGAGCGCAAGCGCATGGTCGCTTTGCTCATCGAAGACGTCACCCTGGTCAAATCCGAACGCGTCGCAATCCATGTACGTTTTCGCGGCGGCCGAACTACCTCATTGGAGATCGATAAGCCCAAGCCTATCGCACTGATTCGAAAGACGCTACCGGAAGTCGTTGCGAAGATCGACGAACTTCTCGAAACCGGCTCGGACCGACAAGTCGCAGAACAGCTTAATGCGCTCGGCTATACAAACTGGAAAGGCGAAACGTTCACGCACAAGAAGGTCTACCTCGTACGCACCGCCTACCGGCTCAAGAGCCGGTTTGAGCGCCTGCGCGAACGCGGCATGGTGACAGCCAACGAACTCGCCGCACAACTCGGGGTCTGTCCGACTAGCATCCACCTATGGGCCCGGCGCGGGCTGTTGCGTCAGCATCGCTACGGAAATCTGCATCGCTGTCTCTATGAGCCCGTCGGCGACGTCGTCCTGGTCAAAGGCCAAGGGGGTCGCTACAGTTCGACTCAACCGACGTTTATCGCTGTTCCACCAACCGCACAAGGTGCAGTATGA
- a CDS encoding DUF5372 family protein — translation MPGAPTARPSPSRKSATVCHEERHVVKGASFEITHPFHPARGNHFVLVSRKQNWGEDRVMYYDAHKRLCSVLASWTDVPEPDLFAQASGGHSWFRTDDLLRLRALVDDLLGARDVK, via the coding sequence GTGCCAGGAGCACCGACTGCTCGACCTTCGCCTTCTCGCAAGTCAGCAACTGTCTGTCATGAGGAACGTCACGTAGTCAAAGGCGCGTCCTTCGAGATTACCCACCCATTCCACCCAGCACGTGGAAATCACTTTGTCCTGGTGAGTCGTAAGCAGAACTGGGGTGAAGATCGCGTGATGTATTACGACGCACACAAGCGTCTGTGCTCGGTGCTGGCATCCTGGACCGATGTCCCGGAGCCAGATCTGTTCGCGCAGGCCTCCGGTGGACATTCCTGGTTTAGGACTGACGACCTGCTTCGATTACGTGCGCTCGTCGACGATTTGTTGGGAGCGCGTGATGTCAAATAA
- a CDS encoding amino acid ABC transporter permease produces MMSDLLAKILGEVIVALPWTLAMTGLSFAFGALLAIPLCGLRTAHNPVLRNCALSLILTFRSIPPIVWLFLIFFGVGSDLIPLSPFVSAVIGLGLITAANVAEIYRGALKAVPAGQYEAARALGLPALLQYHDVLIPQIFRLALPSLATYAIGLLKDTAVASTIGVHDLAFSAYRVSQETFRGIEVYAAFGLVYFLISLAMAYATRGLDRRLRERISR; encoded by the coding sequence ATGATGTCAGATCTTCTTGCAAAGATCCTCGGGGAAGTCATCGTTGCACTGCCATGGACGCTTGCAATGACGGGATTGTCATTTGCGTTTGGCGCGTTACTCGCGATCCCACTTTGCGGGTTGCGGACAGCCCACAACCCGGTTCTGAGAAACTGCGCCTTATCGCTGATTCTCACTTTCAGATCGATTCCCCCAATAGTTTGGCTCTTTCTCATCTTCTTTGGTGTTGGGAGTGATCTGATTCCGCTCAGCCCTTTTGTATCTGCCGTCATCGGATTAGGGCTGATAACTGCCGCCAACGTTGCCGAAATCTATAGGGGAGCGTTGAAGGCTGTACCTGCTGGGCAGTACGAAGCAGCGCGGGCGCTGGGGCTACCGGCACTGCTTCAATACCACGATGTATTGATCCCGCAAATATTCCGGCTTGCACTTCCATCGCTTGCGACATACGCGATCGGTTTGTTGAAGGATACTGCAGTCGCATCGACCATTGGTGTGCATGATCTCGCATTCTCGGCATACCGTGTCTCCCAGGAGACATTCAGGGGAATCGAGGTCTATGCGGCGTTCGGACTGGTGTACTTCCTGATTAGCTTGGCGATGGCATACGCGACGCGCGGCCTTGACCGGCGGCTGAGAGAGAGGATCTCCAGATGA
- a CDS encoding amino acid ABC transporter ATP-binding protein, translated as MSDLSEAVAMPNAVAHNKTQLLKLDAVGKVYGSHRVLHDVNLEMAAGEVLAIIGPSGSGKSTLLRCINQLEPPTAGSVTVDGVQIVAGTAPGKAKLTHFRRTLGMVFQSFNLFPHLTVLENVSLAQRRVLGRSAEEANERSLALLTRVGLASKASQYPARCSGGQQQRIAISRALALDPKIMLFDEPTSALDPEVGLEVLAVMRELADDGMTMMVVTHEMRFAENVSDRVVVMADGGILEEGPSGEVMRNPRTERVQRFLSAVRDR; from the coding sequence ATGAGTGATCTGTCGGAAGCCGTGGCTATGCCAAATGCCGTGGCACACAACAAAACGCAACTACTGAAGCTGGATGCGGTCGGCAAGGTGTATGGGAGCCACCGTGTTCTGCACGATGTGAATCTTGAAATGGCCGCGGGCGAAGTCCTTGCGATCATCGGGCCAAGTGGGTCGGGCAAAAGCACGCTTCTGCGATGCATCAATCAGCTTGAACCGCCTACGGCTGGTTCGGTTACCGTCGACGGCGTACAAATCGTGGCCGGTACCGCTCCCGGTAAAGCGAAATTGACGCACTTCCGCAGAACACTGGGGATGGTGTTCCAGTCGTTTAACCTGTTTCCCCACCTCACTGTGCTAGAGAACGTGAGCTTGGCGCAGCGACGGGTTCTGGGTCGTTCTGCCGAAGAGGCGAACGAGCGATCGCTGGCGCTGCTCACCCGAGTTGGGCTTGCCAGCAAGGCCAGCCAATATCCGGCGCGTTGTTCCGGCGGTCAACAACAACGAATCGCGATTTCACGCGCCCTTGCTCTTGATCCCAAGATCATGCTGTTCGACGAGCCAACGTCCGCACTGGATCCTGAGGTCGGACTGGAGGTGCTCGCCGTAATGCGGGAACTGGCCGACGATGGCATGACCATGATGGTTGTGACACACGAAATGCGCTTCGCCGAAAACGTGTCCGATCGTGTGGTTGTGATGGCGGATGGTGGCATCCTCGAAGAAGGTCCGAGCGGGGAGGTCATGAGGAATCCGCGAACTGAGCGCGTGCAACGTTTCCTGTCCGCAGTGAGAGACCGATGA
- a CDS encoding DUF1302 domain-containing protein, whose translation MKHKNAKFVLLSTVSALATVPAFGYSFNTGIGDLEGQWNTNLTGGLSIRTKSPSCSLTGDPNANNCGSAANTAQWANGDDGDLNYRKGQPTSAYLSLTSELLLTMPSEGYKFMIRGTGLYDFAAKYTDRTQLDPAAYNQLVRDVELLDLWGQKDFNLGDERAHVRVGNQVINWGESYFASGGINATNSLDIQKLLVPGTQLKQALRPAPMVSFASSLPAGFSTEAYLQWQWNGNKYPPVGGFWSASDVFGRGAQPGSVSGNNFNVSGIDAGTIAGQSNGGQISNGTLNATNTNLVNGAYTGLPTSPIGVPYNTVLPSNKPQYGVKLAYHPSFLDANFAFYYLNYTDKSPVITYLSNGTGQFSYLQNRQLFGLSTNFSIGDWAIGGELSYRPRDAVALTGCYGAGGPADANTNGVSGAECKGYKDMKKFQLDVNAQLNLTQSSYPFIKYLGADAAVFTAELTAVNYPGVSADSKYYSTINGQQVYQMTDAGYGAWLNNNSGLGYPIAAGQGTSRSLGMVLDFNWTYDGTLIHGWQVTPGITFSDSLAGYTPTLSANYMQGAKSINFYVLFNQNPALWQAGINYTMYWGGNSVSQPYADRNFVGLFVTRNF comes from the coding sequence ATGAAGCACAAAAATGCGAAATTCGTATTGCTATCCACGGTTAGCGCTCTCGCGACAGTACCTGCGTTTGGCTACTCCTTTAATACCGGTATCGGTGACCTCGAAGGGCAGTGGAACACAAACCTCACTGGTGGTCTCTCGATCCGTACGAAGAGCCCAAGTTGCTCTTTGACCGGTGATCCAAACGCAAACAACTGCGGAAGCGCCGCGAACACCGCCCAATGGGCGAACGGCGACGATGGTGACTTGAACTACCGGAAAGGCCAGCCCACCAGTGCGTATCTGAGCCTGACGTCGGAGCTTCTGCTTACCATGCCTTCGGAAGGGTACAAGTTCATGATTCGCGGAACGGGACTCTACGATTTTGCGGCGAAGTACACCGACCGCACTCAACTTGATCCGGCTGCGTATAACCAGTTGGTACGAGACGTTGAGCTTCTTGATCTGTGGGGCCAAAAGGACTTCAATCTGGGCGACGAGCGGGCACACGTCCGAGTTGGTAACCAGGTGATCAACTGGGGTGAGAGCTACTTCGCATCGGGAGGCATCAACGCAACGAACAGCTTGGACATTCAAAAATTGCTTGTGCCAGGCACGCAATTGAAACAGGCTCTTCGTCCGGCGCCGATGGTTAGCTTCGCCAGTAGCCTACCGGCGGGTTTTTCAACGGAAGCGTATCTGCAATGGCAGTGGAACGGCAACAAGTATCCGCCTGTTGGAGGGTTCTGGTCCGCGTCGGATGTGTTTGGACGAGGTGCTCAACCCGGTTCGGTTAGTGGCAACAATTTCAACGTTTCCGGTATCGACGCGGGAACAATCGCCGGACAATCCAACGGCGGTCAGATCAGTAACGGTACTCTGAATGCTACCAACACGAACCTGGTGAATGGAGCATACACGGGCCTGCCTACGAGTCCGATCGGTGTGCCATATAACACCGTGCTTCCTAGTAACAAACCACAGTACGGTGTAAAGCTTGCTTATCATCCGTCCTTTCTTGACGCAAACTTCGCGTTCTATTATCTGAATTACACAGATAAGTCGCCGGTGATCACGTATCTGTCGAATGGTACAGGCCAGTTTTCCTATCTCCAGAACCGCCAGCTGTTTGGTCTCAGCACCAACTTCTCAATCGGTGACTGGGCAATCGGTGGTGAACTGTCCTATCGTCCCCGAGACGCTGTCGCGCTGACTGGATGCTACGGCGCAGGCGGACCCGCCGATGCGAATACAAACGGAGTGAGCGGCGCCGAGTGCAAGGGCTATAAGGACATGAAGAAGTTCCAGCTGGACGTTAACGCTCAGCTGAATCTTACTCAATCGTCGTATCCGTTTATCAAGTATCTGGGTGCTGACGCAGCAGTCTTCACCGCAGAACTCACCGCGGTTAACTATCCCGGCGTAAGCGCAGACAGCAAATACTACAGTACGATCAACGGACAACAGGTCTATCAGATGACCGATGCCGGGTATGGCGCGTGGCTAAACAATAATTCAGGTCTAGGCTATCCAATTGCTGCGGGACAAGGTACATCCCGTTCCCTTGGGATGGTTCTGGATTTTAACTGGACCTATGACGGAACCTTGATTCACGGCTGGCAAGTGACCCCGGGTATCACGTTCAGTGACTCTTTGGCAGGGTACACGCCAACCTTGTCTGCGAATTACATGCAAGGTGCAAAGTCGATCAACTTCTACGTGCTGTTTAACCAAAACCCGGCACTGTGGCAAGCGGGTATCAACTATACGATGTATTGGGGCGGAAACTCGGTTTCCCAGCCGTATGCAGATCGAAATTTCGTAGGTTTGTTTGTAACTCGGAATTTCTAA
- a CDS encoding helix-turn-helix domain-containing protein: MTKPPSKRDRLRELGALNPHPDRIRAPWFRSGDFFDPDDLVQVKYEMLRHVRVDGASKAEAAALFGMSRPTFYQAESAFASEGLPGLLPKQRGPKGAHKLNSVVMAFIEERLQQDGSLRARALAQEIETWLELSIHPRSIERALARKKKP, encoded by the coding sequence ATGACCAAGCCACCGTCAAAGCGCGATCGACTACGCGAACTTGGTGCTCTCAATCCTCATCCCGACCGAATACGGGCGCCATGGTTTCGATCGGGCGATTTCTTCGACCCCGACGACCTTGTTCAGGTCAAGTACGAGATGTTGCGTCATGTTCGGGTCGATGGCGCTTCCAAGGCCGAGGCGGCCGCCCTGTTCGGAATGTCCAGGCCGACCTTCTATCAAGCGGAGAGCGCCTTCGCGAGCGAGGGGCTGCCAGGGTTGCTTCCGAAACAGCGTGGGCCCAAAGGCGCGCACAAACTCAACTCGGTGGTCATGGCGTTCATCGAGGAGCGTCTACAGCAAGACGGCAGCCTTCGCGCTCGCGCGCTTGCGCAGGAGATCGAAACCTGGCTGGAGCTTTCGATCCACCCACGCAGTATCGAACGTGCGTTAGCACGCAAAAAAAAACCGTAG
- a CDS encoding amino acid ABC transporter permease has protein sequence MSTLFGWWAQWLPNLLYGLLTSVEVTVACMLIGIPLGLLFALGVGSTNKLVRRLTVILVELGRGAPALILLQFFYFGLPAVHITLSSFVSSTLALAWCTAAYTSEIIRAGLLSVPHGQREAAYAIGLKEVDTLKLIILPQGLRVSVPPLLGFALVMLQATSLCFTVALPELVTRANQIGTGTFLYMQVLTLTALLYAAICLPSTLLVSSIERRLARHEA, from the coding sequence ATGAGCACACTATTTGGTTGGTGGGCACAATGGTTGCCCAATCTATTGTATGGATTGCTTACCAGCGTTGAGGTTACGGTAGCCTGTATGCTGATCGGTATCCCATTGGGATTGTTATTTGCCTTGGGGGTTGGCTCAACAAACAAGCTCGTTCGGCGCCTGACAGTTATCCTGGTTGAGTTGGGGCGGGGAGCGCCTGCTCTGATTCTCCTGCAATTCTTCTATTTCGGATTGCCGGCCGTACATATCACACTGTCATCTTTTGTCTCATCGACGCTGGCGCTGGCTTGGTGTACCGCGGCGTATACCAGTGAGATCATTCGAGCAGGTTTGCTATCGGTTCCGCACGGGCAGCGAGAAGCTGCATATGCGATTGGCCTGAAAGAGGTTGATACGCTTAAGTTGATTATCTTGCCGCAGGGGCTGCGCGTATCTGTCCCACCGCTTCTCGGGTTCGCTCTGGTGATGCTGCAGGCAACCTCTCTCTGCTTCACGGTTGCGCTCCCCGAGCTTGTCACGCGGGCAAATCAGATTGGCACGGGGACTTTTCTTTATATGCAGGTTCTCACGCTTACAGCGCTGCTCTACGCGGCGATCTGCCTCCCGTCGACGCTATTGGTGTCGTCAATAGAGCGAAGACTTGCACGGCATGAAGCGTAA
- the istB gene encoding IS21-like element helper ATPase IstB, whose protein sequence is MLHHPTVERLHELRLFGMAAALADQQSQNSIDQLGFEERLGLLVEREASERQSRLLTARLRRAKLRFPDAIPEDINYREPRGLDRALLARLLAGEWIRAHQNVILVAPTGLGKSWLACAMVHQACRQGFSACYLRMPKFHEEMAIAHGSGGYAKLLAQWAKTDILVMDDLAMAPLSDPARRDLLEVLDDRHGRRSTIVTSQIPVDSWHAAIGDPTLADAILDRLVHNAHRLTLSGESMRKRRNGLTTEDEKE, encoded by the coding sequence ATGCTGCATCACCCGACCGTTGAACGGCTGCACGAGCTGCGCCTGTTCGGCATGGCCGCAGCGCTGGCCGACCAGCAATCCCAGAACAGCATCGATCAGCTCGGCTTCGAGGAGCGCCTCGGACTGCTCGTCGAACGCGAAGCAAGCGAACGTCAGTCGCGACTTCTTACGGCGCGACTGCGCCGCGCGAAGCTACGCTTCCCTGACGCGATACCGGAAGACATCAACTACCGCGAGCCCCGCGGACTCGACCGCGCATTACTCGCCCGGCTGCTCGCCGGCGAATGGATACGGGCGCATCAGAACGTGATTCTGGTCGCGCCAACCGGGCTTGGCAAAAGCTGGCTTGCATGCGCGATGGTCCACCAGGCATGCCGTCAGGGCTTCTCGGCCTGCTATCTGCGCATGCCGAAGTTCCACGAGGAGATGGCCATCGCACACGGTAGCGGCGGCTACGCGAAGCTGCTCGCGCAATGGGCAAAGACCGACATCCTCGTCATGGACGACCTCGCCATGGCGCCGCTGTCGGATCCGGCGCGGCGCGATCTGCTCGAGGTGCTCGACGACCGGCATGGCCGGCGTTCGACGATCGTCACCAGCCAGATCCCGGTCGATAGCTGGCACGCCGCCATCGGTGATCCAACGCTTGCTGACGCGATTCTCGACCGGTTGGTTCACAACGCGCATCGACTCACGCTATCAGGCGAATCGATGCGCAAGCGCCGAAATGGTTTGACCACCGAAGACGAGAAGGAGTAA
- a CDS encoding aspartate/glutamate racemase family protein translates to MTIKIKFINPFGTPLYNDLITETLTPYLRSGSELAVANTTNCPENIDYYYSKHLIEVAVFEEVIKAESEGFDAAIVGCCYDPGVRVARELVDIPVVGPLEATMQYAPYYGHDYVLVTDHHKAVPYLRDLVRLYGQDVNCRDVSSINWFVSDMIKDTDSVAADAIKAAERAMLDRGAEAAILGCTIISASYERWVRHSGEKRNLAILNPNIFALKMAESLADLKKQGAYQISRSGYYQPLQQHNPREYADLRERFARKSA, encoded by the coding sequence ATGACCATCAAGATAAAATTTATCAATCCATTTGGTACACCCCTCTACAATGACCTGATCACAGAGACGCTTACTCCCTATTTGAGAAGTGGATCAGAGCTTGCCGTAGCGAATACGACCAACTGCCCGGAGAACATCGACTACTACTACAGCAAGCATCTTATTGAAGTAGCGGTCTTCGAGGAGGTGATCAAGGCAGAGTCAGAGGGATTCGATGCCGCTATTGTTGGTTGTTGCTATGACCCAGGCGTACGGGTGGCGCGCGAGTTGGTGGATATCCCGGTGGTAGGACCGCTCGAGGCGACGATGCAGTACGCGCCGTACTACGGACATGATTATGTGCTCGTCACTGATCACCATAAAGCGGTTCCTTACCTCCGCGATCTGGTCCGGCTCTATGGCCAGGACGTGAATTGCAGAGATGTTTCAAGTATCAACTGGTTCGTCTCAGACATGATCAAGGATACGGACTCTGTGGCGGCCGATGCGATAAAGGCAGCAGAGCGGGCCATGCTGGACCGTGGAGCAGAGGCGGCAATTTTGGGTTGTACTATCATATCCGCGAGCTACGAGCGGTGGGTGCGGCATTCCGGTGAAAAGCGCAACTTAGCGATTCTGAATCCGAATATATTTGCGCTGAAGATGGCGGAATCACTTGCCGACCTCAAAAAACAAGGCGCCTATCAAATAAGTCGAAGCGGCTATTACCAGCCGCTTCAACAACATAATCCGCGTGAGTACGCAGACTTGCGCGAGCGCTTTGCGCGGAAGAGTGCTTGA
- a CDS encoding substrate-binding periplasmic protein codes for MKYSKTAFAIVAAIGMNLTVCVSATYAQCKPAHQLKTLTPGTLTVSTMMLPPYNIPEGSGAMSGVEGDILKKIGEMECLKIHAMQVDTAAEIQYVTTGKADLSAGNWYGTAERAKVLGLTVPIYLDQAGIFSKEGFTKFSELKGKTVGTVQGYNWVPDLQTMYGDNLKLYPTPVALAQDLAAGRVDTGVDSPGAGIYAQKKGGYPGIKIKVADPDPQIRASVEPAQIVFLYPKDSVALGDALNADILSLQKSGEVANILKSYGLDARSANVGATRLIK; via the coding sequence ATGAAGTACTCGAAAACAGCATTTGCGATTGTCGCGGCTATTGGAATGAATCTGACTGTGTGTGTCAGTGCTACATACGCACAGTGCAAGCCTGCGCATCAGTTGAAGACATTGACGCCCGGTACTTTAACAGTATCCACGATGATGCTTCCACCGTACAACATCCCCGAAGGCAGTGGTGCCATGTCTGGGGTTGAAGGTGACATCCTCAAGAAGATTGGAGAGATGGAATGCTTGAAAATTCATGCCATGCAAGTAGACACGGCGGCAGAGATTCAGTATGTGACTACGGGAAAGGCTGACCTTAGTGCCGGCAACTGGTATGGTACAGCAGAGCGGGCAAAGGTTCTCGGGCTCACAGTTCCCATCTATCTTGATCAGGCTGGAATCTTTTCGAAGGAAGGGTTCACGAAATTTTCGGAGCTTAAAGGAAAAACGGTGGGGACCGTTCAAGGGTATAACTGGGTGCCAGATCTTCAGACAATGTACGGAGACAATCTGAAGCTCTACCCGACGCCAGTTGCGTTGGCGCAGGACCTGGCAGCGGGGCGTGTCGATACAGGTGTCGATAGCCCGGGTGCGGGTATCTATGCGCAGAAGAAAGGGGGATATCCAGGCATCAAGATCAAGGTCGCCGACCCCGATCCTCAAATCCGCGCTTCCGTTGAGCCGGCACAAATCGTATTCCTCTATCCGAAGGATAGCGTTGCATTGGGAGACGCATTGAACGCGGATATTCTCAGTCTCCAGAAGAGTGGAGAAGTCGCGAATATTCTCAAGTCGTATGGACTTGACGCAAGAAGTGCAAATGTCGGAGCTACCCGTTTAATCAAGTAA